In Candidatus Methylomirabilota bacterium, one DNA window encodes the following:
- a CDS encoding sodium:solute symporter produces MTLLWVALVGYGILMFLVSPRATDSKAFYWGYDAQGRETGFWLLTCSTFITWIFAKSVTNAANLGATYGIVGGLAYATYYLSIPVAGIVIVSIRKRHGVRSLSEFLVSRYGRTAATAFLLVITIRLFNEVWSNTAVVGSYFGQKGSFPYYAAAFVFTALTLIYSLKGGLRSSIVTDMLQLGLAGFFLFFLLFHLFPRVGPVELLQAGEFSFRGGLDILLVAFLQIWSYPFHDPVLTDRAFIADRQATVPAFWAAGIGGILFIILSSMIGIYAFKQGLAFTDDAPRVVAASFGLGILFAMNVIMLCSAGSTLDSTLSSISKEAGVDLAAIGFERWRDRVGIGKVAMVVIALLGNLPLFAGASILQATTISGTMVMGLAPIFILHFLPSVPRASFHFAFWPGLGLGILYTLGWVPSALAIGNGRYAMLLGVNFYGLLLCTGLFLVPWAYERVAYAKFARRLAAVMENRR; encoded by the coding sequence ATGACGCTGCTCTGGGTGGCCCTTGTCGGCTACGGGATATTGATGTTTCTCGTCTCGCCCCGAGCCACCGACTCCAAAGCGTTCTACTGGGGATACGACGCCCAAGGGCGAGAGACCGGTTTCTGGTTGCTCACGTGCAGCACCTTTATCACCTGGATATTCGCCAAGTCGGTCACCAACGCCGCAAACCTGGGAGCGACGTACGGCATCGTGGGCGGACTCGCCTACGCCACGTATTACCTCTCCATCCCGGTAGCAGGGATTGTCATCGTCTCGATCCGCAAACGGCACGGTGTCCGGAGCCTCTCCGAGTTTCTCGTCAGCCGTTACGGTCGGACCGCCGCGACGGCCTTCCTCCTGGTTATCACCATTCGGCTCTTCAACGAGGTGTGGAGCAACACGGCGGTGGTCGGCTCCTACTTCGGGCAGAAAGGATCCTTTCCGTATTACGCCGCCGCCTTTGTCTTTACCGCCCTGACCCTCATCTACAGTCTGAAAGGGGGGCTCAGGAGCTCGATCGTTACAGACATGCTGCAACTCGGGCTGGCCGGATTCTTTCTCTTCTTCCTCCTGTTCCACCTCTTCCCCCGAGTCGGACCGGTAGAGCTCCTCCAGGCGGGCGAGTTTTCTTTTCGCGGAGGCCTCGACATCCTCCTGGTGGCTTTCCTCCAGATCTGGAGTTACCCCTTTCACGATCCGGTCCTCACTGACCGGGCTTTCATTGCGGACCGTCAAGCGACGGTTCCCGCCTTCTGGGCGGCGGGGATTGGTGGAATTCTCTTCATCATCCTCTCCAGTATGATCGGCATTTACGCCTTTAAGCAGGGACTGGCCTTTACCGACGATGCACCCCGGGTCGTGGCGGCGTCCTTCGGCCTGGGTATTCTCTTTGCGATGAACGTCATCATGCTCTGCTCGGCCGGCTCCACCCTCGACTCCACGCTCAGCTCTATTTCTAAGGAAGCCGGAGTTGACCTGGCCGCCATCGGGTTCGAGCGCTGGAGGGACCGTGTGGGGATTGGAAAGGTGGCCATGGTGGTCATCGCACTCCTGGGGAACCTTCCTCTCTTTGCCGGGGCTTCCATCCTCCAGGCCACCACCATCAGCGGAACCATGGTGATGGGGCTGGCGCCCATCTTCATTCTCCACTTCCTCCCGTCTGTCCCGCGCGCGTCCTTCCATTTCGCATTCTGGCCCGGACTGGGACTTGGCATCCTGTACACCCTGGGGTGGGTCCCATCTGCCCTGGCGATCGGCAACGGCCGGTATGCTATGCTGCTGGGCGTGAACTTCTACGGACTCCTCCTCTGCACGGGTCTTTTTCTCGTCCCCTGGGCCTATGAACGCGTGGCCTATGCGAAATTCGCTCGCCGCCTGGCCGCCGTGATGGAGAACCGACGTTGA
- a CDS encoding glycine/sarcosine/betaine reductase selenoprotein B family protein has product MAVNGRRTSVISSGDAEMKSTRWVSKFTNSVLVQVFKHFPWLAERWARHHQFIEGKGIPWTPLGKPLRECRIAMVTTAGVHLKSQPPFNMEDPDGDASFRAFPTDADRTDLTITHKYYDHSAADSDINVVLPIDRLQELRDEGVIGNITSTLYSFMGHIDGPHLKTLMEETAPQVAELLVRDGAEAVFLTPT; this is encoded by the coding sequence TTGGCGGTCAACGGTCGTCGGACGTCGGTCATATCCAGTGGTGATGCCGAGATGAAGAGCACCCGTTGGGTAAGTAAATTCACGAACAGTGTACTCGTTCAGGTCTTCAAACATTTTCCGTGGTTGGCCGAGCGCTGGGCAAGACACCACCAGTTTATCGAAGGCAAGGGCATCCCCTGGACCCCCCTCGGCAAGCCTCTTCGAGAGTGCCGCATTGCAATGGTCACCACCGCCGGGGTTCACCTGAAGTCCCAGCCCCCCTTCAATATGGAGGATCCGGACGGGGACGCAAGCTTTCGGGCCTTCCCTACGGATGCGGACAGAACGGATCTCACGATCACCCACAAGTACTACGATCATTCCGCGGCAGATAGCGACATCAACGTCGTCCTCCCCATCGACCGGCTCCAGGAACTCAGGGATGAAGGAGTGATCGGAAACATCACGTCCACCCTCTATAGCTTCATGGGCCACATCGACGGACCCCACCTCAAGACTCTTATGGAAGAGACAGCCCCCCAAGTGGCCGAACTCCTGGTCCGGGACGGGGCCGAGGCCGTTTTTCTCACGCCCACCTGA
- a CDS encoding metallophosphoesterase family protein, with amino-acid sequence MKPMDSQLSTLNSEPKEYRRIAVCGGIYNNYLALEAALEDIRRREVEAVFCLGDMGAFGPHPDRIFPLLDEGKVLAIQGNYDQSLAIGLDNCHCGYTDPRDNYFAQLSYEYTFRKTSHENKAWLGKLPTHRRVKLGQYRVLMCHGSPRRINEFLWESTSPNCLLEKFCRDFETDILLCTHTGIKWHRALNGCGHIINVGTIGRPENDGQVHVWYTLLTAGDDLQVEFIPVHYDHKTLAQEMEQEDLPLEFIETIRTGWWTTCLEILPAKERARGKY; translated from the coding sequence ATGAAACCCATGGACTCTCAACTCTCAACTCTGAACTCTGAACCAAAGGAGTACAGGCGGATTGCCGTCTGTGGGGGGATCTACAACAACTATCTCGCCCTCGAGGCCGCGCTGGAAGATATTCGGCGGCGAGAGGTCGAGGCCGTTTTTTGCCTCGGAGATATGGGGGCCTTTGGTCCACACCCGGATCGGATCTTCCCCCTGCTGGATGAGGGGAAGGTCCTGGCCATCCAGGGTAATTACGACCAGTCCCTCGCGATCGGCCTGGATAATTGTCATTGCGGCTACACTGACCCACGGGACAACTACTTCGCCCAACTGAGCTACGAGTACACCTTCCGAAAGACCTCGCACGAAAACAAGGCGTGGCTTGGCAAGCTCCCAACACATCGGCGTGTGAAACTCGGGCAGTATCGCGTTCTCATGTGTCACGGCTCTCCCCGGCGGATCAACGAGTTCCTGTGGGAGAGCACCTCGCCCAACTGCCTCCTGGAAAAGTTCTGTCGGGACTTCGAGACCGACATCCTGCTTTGCACCCACACCGGGATCAAATGGCATCGGGCGCTGAACGGGTGCGGCCATATTATCAACGTGGGAACCATTGGCCGACCCGAGAACGACGGTCAAGTGCATGTCTGGTACACCCTGCTTACCGCTGGGGATGACCTCCAAGTAGAGTTCATCCCGGTCCACTACGACCACAAAACGCTGGCGCAGGAAATGGAGCAAGAGGATCTGCCACTGGAGTTCATCGAGACCATCCGGACCGGCTGGTGGACCACATGCCTCGAAATCCTCCCGGCCAAGGAGCGAGCTCGCGGCAAATATTGA
- a CDS encoding response regulator transcription factor produces the protein MRLLVVEDEKKVARFVKKGLEEEGYAVDVAPDGEEGLGMALDGVHDLIILDIHLPRMDGLGVLQELRKKKVTTPVLLLTVRATIEDKVLGLDAGADDYLTKPFAFQELLARVRALLRRRADAEAPVLQVGDLTLDPARRLASRGGEKIDLTPKEFALLAYFMRNSGRVLTRTMISEHVWDYDFDTMTNVIDVYVNYLRKKIEAGREPKLIHTVRGAGYVLKAE, from the coding sequence ATGCGACTCCTCGTCGTGGAAGACGAGAAAAAGGTTGCCCGCTTCGTCAAGAAAGGGCTGGAAGAGGAGGGCTACGCGGTTGACGTCGCCCCCGATGGGGAAGAGGGCTTAGGGATGGCCCTGGATGGGGTCCATGACCTGATCATCCTTGACATCCACCTTCCCAGAATGGACGGGCTCGGCGTGCTGCAAGAGCTGCGAAAGAAAAAAGTGACCACACCAGTCCTCCTCCTCACGGTGAGGGCAACTATCGAGGATAAGGTCTTAGGCCTGGATGCGGGTGCTGACGACTACCTCACCAAGCCCTTCGCATTCCAGGAGCTCCTTGCCAGGGTCCGGGCTTTGCTCCGACGACGAGCTGACGCAGAGGCGCCAGTCCTCCAGGTTGGCGATCTGACGCTCGACCCGGCCCGGCGTCTTGCCTCGCGTGGCGGTGAGAAGATCGACCTGACCCCGAAAGAGTTCGCCCTTCTGGCCTACTTCATGCGCAACTCTGGGCGGGTGTTGACCAGGACCATGATTTCCGAGCATGTTTGGGACTATGACTTCGACACGATGACCAACGTCATCGATGTCTACGTGAACTACCTCAGGAAGAAGATCGAAGCTGGCCGGGAGCCGAAGTTAATCCACACGGTGCGGGGAGCCGGCTACGTGCTGAAAGCGGAGTGA
- a CDS encoding radical SAM protein — protein sequence MTIPTAPLLELSTLWIQVTGTWCNLTCTHCLNSSGPHNPWLKSLDTDMVIRSIKEGAELGIKEIYYTGGEPFLHKDILLLTAHALEVAPTTILTNGTLITDQVADHLAELAQNSPYSLEIRISIDDVDPEKNDRIRGQGAFSKAIRALQVLHSRGLLPIVTATEILRDELPEGSGMYEQFRDLILSLGITKPRMKIMPVFSIGRMEGEGGPLLTPEMLDGFDYSLLQCSETRVVAEGGVYACPILAGLPQARLSEKSLKEAFKPCDLYHTACVTCYETGMTCKN from the coding sequence TTGACCATCCCGACCGCACCGCTTTTGGAACTAAGCACGCTTTGGATCCAAGTGACCGGGACATGGTGTAACCTAACCTGCACCCATTGTCTCAACAGCAGCGGTCCCCACAATCCCTGGCTCAAAAGCTTGGACACAGATATGGTGATCCGGTCCATCAAGGAGGGGGCCGAACTCGGCATCAAAGAGATCTACTACACTGGAGGAGAGCCTTTCCTTCACAAAGATATACTCCTTCTCACCGCCCACGCCCTCGAGGTGGCACCGACCACGATACTGACCAACGGAACCCTGATTACCGACCAGGTTGCGGACCATCTGGCGGAGTTGGCCCAAAACTCTCCCTACTCCCTCGAGATCCGGATCAGCATCGACGATGTGGATCCGGAAAAGAATGACCGAATTCGAGGACAAGGGGCATTTTCGAAAGCCATCCGGGCGCTGCAGGTGCTTCACAGTCGCGGACTTCTCCCTATCGTCACTGCCACGGAGATTTTGAGGGATGAGCTGCCAGAAGGGAGCGGGATGTACGAGCAATTTCGGGACCTCATCCTCTCGCTCGGCATCACCAAGCCTCGAATGAAGATCATGCCCGTTTTTTCCATTGGGCGGATGGAAGGAGAGGGGGGGCCGCTGCTCACGCCGGAAATGCTTGACGGGTTCGACTATTCCCTCCTCCAGTGTTCGGAGACCCGCGTGGTGGCTGAAGGGGGGGTGTACGCCTGTCCCATCCTGGCCGGGCTGCCGCAGGCACGCCTTTCCGAGAAGAGCCTCAAGGAGGCATTCAAACCCTGCGACCTCTACCACACGGCGTGCGTGACCTGCTACGAGACAGGGATGACTTGCAAGAATTGA